A window of Apium graveolens cultivar Ventura chromosome 8, ASM990537v1, whole genome shotgun sequence contains these coding sequences:
- the LOC141680040 gene encoding uncharacterized protein LOC141680040, which produces MSFQGHRRYLPRHHPYRKKKAAFNGEQELGFARPPLSGEEVLLQQERIKFSFGEAVKKSKKVDSQWKKNQFSLTWNIGNSIIKKETGYVRVQVDGIIKEDALVPVPIASEIETIRQAVGSLLAWPEDMVIFTPVTGRNLEMKKLQPSENVPRRFMLLYKHAVTIMKEANDSIQIPCGEEVFGVEKLIYLLHENVMALLGFKMIGQAAISTYMAYLQTKVRKRKHSDMFAFLDPSATFKLNDDFQNYIIARMRSGPSRIFLLPQNESYHWILIMIWESEIFILNPLPHQKRFTALEEALVGAIRSYNAQIGHVNKNPTIKNLIGSPKQPGGSECGYVVMRYMKDIYEDKEMKFLSKWGVKCRKSYTKEQLDEVRFETLQYIQEFV; this is translated from the exons ATGTCTTTCCAAGGTCATCGTCGATATTTACCTAGGCACCATCCTTATAGGAAGAAGAAGGCGGCTTTTAATGGTGAACAAGAGTTAGGATTTGCGCGTCCACCCCTTTCCGGTGAAGAAGTTTTACTGCAACAGGAGCGAATAAAATTTTCTTTTGGAGAAGCAGTAAAGAAGTCAAAGAAGGTGGACTCTCAATGGAAAAAAAatcaattttctttgacttggaatATTGGAAATTCCATCAT AAAAAAAGAAACCGGATATGTACGTGTTCAAGTGGACGGAATCATTAAGGAAGATGCCTTAGTCCCGGTCCCAATAGCTAGTGAAATAGAGACAATCCGCCAAGCAGTTGGTTCTCTGTTGGCATGGCCTGAAGACATGGTCATCTTTACCCCTGTCACCGGCCGCAATCTTGAG ATGAAGAAATTGCAGCCAAGTGAAAATGTTCCTCGGCGTTTCATGTTGTTGTACAAACATGCAGTCACAATTATGAAAGAAGCTAATGACTCAATTCAGATTCCATGTGGTGAAGAGGTGTTCGGAGTCGAGAAATTGATATATTTGTTACATGAGAACGTAATGGCCTTGTTGGGGTTTAAAATGATTGGCCAGGCCGCCATATCCACATATATGGC TTATTTGCAGACGAAGGTTCGTAAAAGAAAGCATTCAGATATGTTTGCCTTTCTCGATCCATCAGCCACATTTAAACTCAATgatgattttcagaattatatCATTGCAAGGATGAGATCCGGACCGTCGCGCATATTTCTCCTGCCTCAGAATGAAAG TTACCACTGGATATTGATCATGATTTGGGAATCTGAAATATTTATTCTTAATCCGCTGCCTCATCAAAAGCGCTTTACTGCACTTGAAGAAGCCTTAGTGGG AGCCATTAGATCTTACAATGCACAAATAGGGCATGTGAACAAAAATCCTACAATTAAAAATCTTATT GGATCACCAAAACAACCGGGTGGAAGTGAATGTGGCTATGTTGTCATGAGATATATGAAAGATATATATGAAGACAAGGAAATGAAATTCTTATCGAAG TGGGGAGTTAAGTGTCGGAAGTCATACACAAAAGAGCAGCTGGATGAAGTGCGGTTCGAGACTCTTCAGTATATCCAAGAATTTGTGTAG